A part of Arachis hypogaea cultivar Tifrunner chromosome 12, arahy.Tifrunner.gnm2.J5K5, whole genome shotgun sequence genomic DNA contains:
- the LOC112730547 gene encoding uncharacterized protein produces MAKQKEIAQKYSDWEESYNKVAKLLQALQICCPRIICDLRTIPYYDGNLMIHDYDQFDKVFWTFSPCVEAFKHCKPFIFVDGMHLYGKYSSVLLITVAQDSNSNIILVVFVIVESKTMES; encoded by the coding sequence ATGGCGAAGCAAAAGGAAATTGCGCAAAAATACAgtgattgggaggagtcatataATAAGGTGGCGAAGTTGCTTCAAGCATTGCAGATTTGTTGTCCCAGAATAATATGTGATCTCAGAACGATACCGTACTATGATGGGAACTTGATGATACATGACTACGACCAATTTGATAAGGTATTCTGGACTTTTTCTCCCTGTGTGGAggctttcaagcattgcaagccctTCATCTTCGTCGATGGCATGCATCTGTATGGCAAATACAGCAGTGTGTTGTTAATTACAGTGGCACAAGACAGTAACAGTAACATCATTCTTGTGGTATTTGTAATTGTCGAATCTAAGACTATGGAGTCCTGA
- the LOC112728253 gene encoding uncharacterized protein isoform X1, whose amino-acid sequence MFASVSDSTILVLRHCRFLLPRLTASVSITVTVTSPSPLLFSPSSSSYFPPTMNNKNRNPNTSSFSSYAHSSSSGGRGSSFDMRNDRERTRGRGSGRGGGGSSGKDKIDALGRLLTRILRHMASELNLDMRSDGYVKVNDLLKLNMKTFANIPLRSHNVDDVREAVRKDNKQRFSLIEEDGELLIRANQGHTITTVETESLLKPILSAEEVPVCVHGTYRKNLDSILESGLKRMKRLHVHFSCGLPTDGEIISGMRRDVNVLIFLDVRKALEEGMKLFISDNKVILTEGFDGVVPPKYFQKIESWPGRQPIPLQNNLL is encoded by the exons ATGTTTGCTTCGGTGAGCGACAGCACTATCCTTGTTTTGCGCCACTGCCGCTTCTTACTTCCACGTCTCACCGCTTCCGTTTCCATTACCGTTACCGTTACCTCACCGTCTCCTCTCTTATTCTCTCCGTCTTCCTCCTCTTACTTTCCTCcaacaatgaacaacaaaaaCAGAAACCCCAATacctcttccttctcctcctacGCTCACTCCTCTTccag TGGTGGAAGAGGAAGTTCTTTTGATATGAGGAACGACAGGGAAAGAACAAGAGGACGTGGCAGTGGCCGTGGTGGTGGTGGCAGCTCCGGGAAGGATAAAATTGATGCTCTTGGTAGGCTCCT GACGAGGATTTTGCGTCATATGGCATCTGAATTGAACTTAGATATGCGAAGTGATGGTTATGTCAAAgttaatgatctgctaaagctgaATATGAAGACATTTGCTAATATTCCATTAAGATCCCACAATGTTGATGATGTTAGGGAG GCCGTTCGAAAGGATAATAAGCAACGCTTCAGCCTTATAGAAGAGGATGGGGAGCTACTTATACGAGCTAACCAAGGCCATACAATAACG ACTGTTGAAACTGAAAGCTTGTTGAAACCAATCCTTTCAGCTGAAGAAGTTCCAG TTTGTGTGCACGGAACCTACAGAAAAAACTTGGATTCAATTCTAGAATCCGGCCTCAAGCGCATGAAGAGATTGCATGTTCATTTCTCTTGTGGTTTGCCAACAGATGGAGAAATAATAAGTG GTATGAGGCGAGATGTAAATGTTCTGATCTTTTTAGATGTTAGAAAAGCATTGGAGG AAGGTATGAAGCTTTTCATTTCTGACAACAAGGTTATCTTGACAGAAGGTTTTGATGGAGTTGTACCCCCCAAGTATTTCCAAAAGATAGAATCTTGGCCCGGTAGACAACCTATTCCTCTCCAAAATAATTTGTTGTAG
- the LOC112728253 gene encoding uncharacterized protein isoform X2, translating into MRNDRERTRGRGSGRGGGGSSGKDKIDALGRLLTRILRHMASELNLDMRSDGYVKVNDLLKLNMKTFANIPLRSHNVDDVREAVRKDNKQRFSLIEEDGELLIRANQGHTITTVETESLLKPILSAEEVPVCVHGTYRKNLDSILESGLKRMKRLHVHFSCGLPTDGEIISGMRRDVNVLIFLDVRKALEEGMKLFISDNKVILTEGFDGVVPPKYFQKIESWPGRQPIPLQNNLL; encoded by the exons ATGAGGAACGACAGGGAAAGAACAAGAGGACGTGGCAGTGGCCGTGGTGGTGGTGGCAGCTCCGGGAAGGATAAAATTGATGCTCTTGGTAGGCTCCT GACGAGGATTTTGCGTCATATGGCATCTGAATTGAACTTAGATATGCGAAGTGATGGTTATGTCAAAgttaatgatctgctaaagctgaATATGAAGACATTTGCTAATATTCCATTAAGATCCCACAATGTTGATGATGTTAGGGAG GCCGTTCGAAAGGATAATAAGCAACGCTTCAGCCTTATAGAAGAGGATGGGGAGCTACTTATACGAGCTAACCAAGGCCATACAATAACG ACTGTTGAAACTGAAAGCTTGTTGAAACCAATCCTTTCAGCTGAAGAAGTTCCAG TTTGTGTGCACGGAACCTACAGAAAAAACTTGGATTCAATTCTAGAATCCGGCCTCAAGCGCATGAAGAGATTGCATGTTCATTTCTCTTGTGGTTTGCCAACAGATGGAGAAATAATAAGTG GTATGAGGCGAGATGTAAATGTTCTGATCTTTTTAGATGTTAGAAAAGCATTGGAGG AAGGTATGAAGCTTTTCATTTCTGACAACAAGGTTATCTTGACAGAAGGTTTTGATGGAGTTGTACCCCCCAAGTATTTCCAAAAGATAGAATCTTGGCCCGGTAGACAACCTATTCCTCTCCAAAATAATTTGTTGTAG
- the LOC112728255 gene encoding MDIS1-interacting receptor like kinase 2-like, whose product MYTHFCGFPSEALIGNKQSPSCSSPYSTIALVSLAALNYLFITTVFIWLGISVFCPLQREYGFEERSKNGDIFSIWNYDGKIAFKDIIKATEDFDIRYCIGTGAYGSVYKAQLPSGRNVALKKLHNTESENPSFYKSFSNEVKVLTEIRHRNIIRLYGFCLHNSCMFLMYEYMEKGSLFYNLAIDEEAQELNWSKRVNIINGTAFALTHMHHHCTPPIVHRDVTSTNVLLTSNLEACLLDFGTAKLLSSDSSNQTLLAGTPGYVAPELAYSINVTTKCDVYSFGVVTLETIMGEHPKELLSNMSKPSPKIMIKDVLDSRIPLPFLRKDMRDIVLVLTLTLACLHPNPKSRPSIQDIANELLFSKSPLLWHFDGISIHQLVNQEIYAIGKN is encoded by the exons ATGT ATACACACTTTTGTGGTTTTCCAAGTGAAGCACTGATTGGTAATAAGCAGTCACCCTCTTGCTCTTCTCCATATAGTACCATAGCACTAGTTTCCCTTGCTGCCTTGAATTACCTCTTCATTACAACAGTGTTCATATGGCTTGGAATCAGTGtcttctgtcccctccaaagagAGTACGGATTTGAGGAAAGAAGCAAGAATGGGGATATCTTCTCAATTTGGAACTATGATGGTAAAATTGCATTTAAAGACATAATCAAAGCCACAGAAGACTTTGATATAAGGTATTGCATTGGAACAGGTGCTTATGGAAGTGTCTACAAAGCACAGCTTCCTAGTGGCAGAAATGTTGCACTAAAGAAACTTCACAATACAGAGTCTGAAAATCCATCATTTTACAAGAGTTTTAGCAATGAGGTCAAGGTCTTGACAGAAATTCGCCACCGCAACATCATTAGGCTTTATGGTTTTTGTTTGCACAACAGCTGTATGTTTTTGATGTATGAGTATATGGAAAAGGGAAGCTTGTTCTATAACCTAGCCATtgatgaagaagctcaagagttgAATTGGAGTAAGAGAGTAAACATTATCAATGGGACTGCATTTGCTCTCACTCATATGCACCATCATTGCACTCCACCCATTGTCCATCGAGATGTAACTAGTACCAATGTTTTGTTGACTTCAAATTTAGAAGCTTGTCTATTAGATTTTGGTACAGCTAAACTACTTTCTTCTGATTCATCTAATCAAACTCTATTAGCTGGCACTCCCGGATACGTTGCTCCAG AACTGGCTTACAGCATCAACGTGACAACAAAATGTGATGTTTATAGCTTTGGAGTGGTGACTTTGGAAACAATAATGGGAGAACATCCTAAGGAACTACTTTCCAATATGTCAAAACCATCTCCAAAGATCATGATCAAAGATGTATTGGATTCACGTATCCCATTGCCCTTTCTTCGAAAAGACATGCGGGATATTGTACTTGTTCTAACATTAACATTGGCATGCTTGCATCCCAACCCAAAATCAAGACCTTCAATACAGGACATAGCTAATGAGCTTTTGTTTTCAAAGTCGCCATTGCTTTGGCATTTTGATGGTATTTCAATTCACCAACTTGTGAATCAAGAAATATACGCAATAGGTAAAAATTAG
- the LOC112728257 gene encoding LRR receptor-like serine/threonine-protein kinase GSO1, with protein sequence MAISCTCIIILMLVPLVFVGITTNAGTHKLSPLDQEANAMLSISKELWSNQHKNVSNRCNWPGVNCNKAGSITLLSPPTPSNFTLEFMTQLCFLKLNFSVFQNLVHLDLSEMGLCEFPKLSGLKKLQHLNLSYNYLGGELPFTLLENLTQLLVLDISNNYIISGTIPQELIKLERLVTLDLSANAFSEGIPLILGQMNSLTHMKLSNNLLYGDLPFTLANLTQLLVLDLSQNKLSGFIPHEIGKLTNLLTLDLSSNFLSGPIPEQIGYLTRLEVLTIGSNRIDGCIPKEIELLLHLEGLNLSYNAISGVIPSSIFIHSSYVDLSHNNLSGSIPSQFGNLSYLDVRYNNLCIKNRKELEFVIPFCYLDYNSFLDNEYYDCDGHLNDHHNKHFRRSLVLVIIVVCVTISLGSVGIGICIFRARHHGKLENKATKNGDLFSIWNYDGKIAFEDIIQATEDFDIRYCIGTGAYGSVYEARLPSGKTVALKKLHKTESENPSYYKSFCNEVEVLTEIRHRNIIRLYGYCLHNRCMFLVYEYLERGSLFCNLANEMEAQELKWSKRVNIIKGTAYALAHMHHHCPSPIVHRDVSSNNVLLNSELEACVSDFGTARLLDPDSSNQTLLVGTYGYIAPELAYTMSVTTKCDVYSFGVVALETMMGHHPGEFMSTLTKPSTQQLLVKDVLDPRIPLPKSRKDTQDVVHVVKLALACLSSDPKSRPSMQDVANELSASKASMNSSFFDVSIYQLMH encoded by the exons ATGGCTATATCATgcacttgcattattattttgatGTTAGTGCCACTTGTCTTTGTTGGCATCACCACCAATGCTGGAACTCACAAATTGTCACCCTTGGATCAAGAAGCCAATGCTATGCTTTCAATTAGTAAAGAGTTGTGGAGTAACCAACATAAGAATGTCTCAAACCGTTGCAACTGGCCCGGAGTCAACTGCAACAAAGCTGGAAGTATAACATTGCTTTCACCTCCAACTCCAAGTAATTTCACCCTCGAGTTCATGACACAACTCTGCTTTTTGAAACTAAACTTTTCAGTGTTTCAAAATCTAGTCCATCTAGATCTCAGTGAAATGGGGTTATGTGAGTTCCCTAAACTAAGTGGTCTCAAGAAGCTACAACATCTCAACCTATCATACAACTATTTAGGAGGTGAGCTTCCTTTTACATTATTGGAAAATCTAACTCAACTTCTTGTGTTGGACATTTCTAACAATTATATTATTAGTGGTACAATTCCACAAGAACTAATCAAACTGGAGAGACTTGTCACGTTGGACTTGAGTGCCAACGCGTTCAGCGAAGGCATTCCATTGATCTTGGGTCAAATGAACAGCCTCACACACATGAAACTTTCCAATAATCTCCTGTATGGGGATCTTCCTTTCACACTGGCAAATCTAACTCAACTTCTTGTGTTGGACCTTTCCCAAAACAAACTTAGTGGCTTCATTCCTCATGAAATAGGGAAATTAACAAATTTATTAACCTTAGACCTGAGTTCAAATTTCTTGTCTGGTCCAATTCCTGAGCAAATCGGGTACTTGACCCGTTTGGAAGTGCTCACCATCGGATCCAACAGGATAGATGGTTGTATCCCCAAAGAAATAGAGCTTTTGTTGCATCTAGAAGGTTTAAATCTTTCTTATAATGCTATTTCTGGTGTTATCCCATCTTCTATCTTTATTCACTCTAGTTATGTGGATCTCAGCCATAACAATTTAAGTGGAAGCATTCCTTCTCAATTTGGAAACCTTTCATATTTAGACGTTCGTTACAATAATCTTTGTATCAAAAATAGAAAGGAACTTGAGTTTGTTATTCCATTCTGTTATCTGGATTACAATTCCTTTCTTGACAACGAATATTATGACTGCGATGGTCATTTAAACGACCATCATAATAAGCATTTTCGCCGATCACTGGTTTTGGTCATAATCGTGGTCTGCGTTACCATTTCATTGGGTTCTGTTGGGATTGGAATATGCATTTTCCGTGCCAGGCATCATGGCAAGCTTGAAAATAAGGCCACAAAAAATGGAGACTTGTTCTCCATTTGGAACTATGATGGCAAAATTGCATTTGAGGACATCATTCAAGCCACAGAGGACTTTGATATCAGATATTGCATTGGAACCGGTGCTTATGGTAGCGTCTACGAAGCGCGACTTCCAAGTGGCAAAACTGTTGCATTGAAGAAGCTTCACAAAACAGAATCAGAAAATCCATCCTATTACAAGAGCTTCTGCAATGAAGTTGAGGTCTTGACAGAGATTCGCCACCGCAACATCATTAGGCTTTATGGCTATTGTTTGCATAACAGATGCATGTTTTTGGTGTACGAATACTTGGAAAGAGGAAGCTTGTTCTGTAACTTGGCCAACGAGATGGAAGCACAAGAGTTGAAGTGGAGCAAGAGGGTGAATATCATCAAAGGGACAGCTTATGCTCTTGCTCACATGCATCATCACTGTCCTTCTCCTATTGTTCATCGAGATGTCAGCAGCAATAATGTTCTGCTGAATTCAGAGTTAGAAGCTTGTGTCTCAGATTTCGGCACAGCAAGACTTCTTGATCCTGATTCATCTAACCAAACTCTTCTAGTTGGCACTTATGGATATATTGCTCCAG AACTGGCATACACCATGAGTGTGACTACAAAATGTGATGTTTATAGTTTCGGAGTGGTGGCATTAGAAACAATGATGGGTCATCACCCAGGAGAATTCATGTCCACTCTGACAAAGCCATCTACTCAACAATTATTGGTGAAAGATGTGTTGGATCCGCGGATTCCACTTCCGAAATCTCGGAAAGATACGCAAGATGTTGTGCATGTTGTAAAGCTAGCATTAGCATGCCTCTCCTCTGACCCAAAATCCAGACCATCAATGCAGGATGTGGCTAATGAGCTTTCAGCTTCCAAGGCTTCAATGAATTCTTCTTTTTTTGATGTCTCAATCTACCAATTGATGCATTAG
- the LOC140176868 gene encoding uncharacterized protein, which yields MSLVIQSLYLLNRWKMPPKKRRGGAVNAPDTAESNRAVSPPLGALRQRPRSQRIADRREGEIPHERVQENPAVREAQPDLAAELRGMNQTLNAVLQVLTNQNRGEARLPNAPNPQPHRVHQLFGDQEPPIEKYLKLNSSTFNGDSLDEDPQQYLEDAKKAIRALKCTKEWAVELVSYNLRGSARYWYESLLESKEAAGLPPPSWEEFTEEFLARFYPANKQAEDAIAFERLRQENMTVTEYAKEFTRLSKSAPYLVNSEEMKVRRFVRGLAEPMFTTLMPEVGRISFKDVLNSAYGIEAGIAERNAFKDVGKKPKMKGQFSGGSSLGGFQSHHGQTNQQGYSGYRARPQASFGGVASSGSAPMSVSNPRPFVKSTSQSSAQGSNQTRPAQPYCLQCGSYHSDICFKATGACFGCGQSGHIRRDCPNPRGGFAPGIARPTTLMPSSSSMSIRNSSGPSGRGAGGRGQTYNRGGSQRGRGQTRVYALTRQDAQASNAVVAGTLQVCSLDARVLFDTGSHYSYVSPHLSSRFDKQPELLSHPFHVGTPLGVSTMVRVVFRSCVVRINTVETLADLILLEPMEDIDVILGMDWLAACHADVGCYSKTVKFDIPDISPFVFKGDDCPTLASIISSMSAMQLMDKGNQGFLAVVRDVDAEVPSLDQVPIVREFPDVFPDELLGMPPDREVEFSIELAPGVQPVSIPPYRMAPTELRELKVQLEDMLEKGFIRPSTSPWGAPVLFVKKKDGTMRLCVDYRQLNKITVRNKYPLPRIDDLFDQLQGATCFSKIDLRSGYHQLKIKEEDIPKTAFRTRYGHYEFLVMSFGLTNAPAAFMDLMNRVFKPFLDRFVIVFIDDILVYSKSAAEHEYHLRIVLQTLKDHKLYAKFSKCEFWLDQVTFLGHVVSKDGIMVDPKKVEAVQKWPRPTTVTEIRSFLGLAGYYRRFIKDFSRISAPLTKLTQKNVKFQWSEACEESFQTLKACLTSAPVLVLPSGSGGFSVFCDASRIGLGCVLM from the coding sequence ATGTCGTTGGTTATCCAATCGCTTTATTTACTCAATAGGTGGAAGATGCCACCTAAGAAAAGACGTGGTGGAGCTGTTAATGCTCCTGATACTGCTGAATCCAATAGGGCAGTTTCTCCGCCACTTGGAGCGCTTCGACAAAGGCCAAGAAGCCAAAGGATAGCTGATAGGCGCGAAGGAGAGATACCCCACGAGAGAGTTCAAGAGAACCCTGCAGTAAGAGAGGCTCAACCAGACTTAGCAGCTGAATTGAGGGGAATGAATCAAACTCTTAATGCGGTGTTACAGGTTCTAACAAATCAAAATAGGGGTGAAGCGAGACTTCCTAATGCGCCAAATCCTCAGCCTCATAGGGTTCATCAATTGTTTGGGGATCAAGAGCCGCCAATTGAAAAGTATTTGAAGTTGAATTCGTCCACTTTCAATGGagattcattggatgaagatccacAACAATATCTAGAGGATGCAAAGAAAGCTATTCGAGCTCTCAAGTGCACCAAAGAATGGGCTGTTGAGTTAGTATCCTACAACTTGCGTGGTTCAGCAAGATATTGGTATGAGTCTCTTCTTGAGAGCAAAGAAGCAGCTggacttcctcctccttcttggGAAGAGTTTACTGAAGAGTTTCTTGCTCGATTTTATCCAGCTAATAAGCAAGCAGAAGATGCAATTGCCTTTGAAAGATTAAGGCAAGAGAATATGACAGTGACTGAGTATGCTAAGGAGTTTACTAGACTTTCTAAGAGTGCTCCGTACTTGGTGAATTCAGAAGAGATGAAAGTTCGTCGTTTCGTTCGTGGATTGGCAGAACCTATGTTCACTACTCTTATGCCTGAAGTCGGACGCATATCTTTTAAGGATGTCCTAAACTCTGCCTATGGAATTGAAGCTGGGATAGCGGAGAGAAATGCTTTTAAGGATGTTGGTAAGAAGCCCAAGATGAAGGGACAATTTTCTGGTGGATCTAGTTTAGGAGGATTTCAGTCTCATCATGGTCAAACTAATCAGCAAGGTTATTCGGGGTATCGAGCTCGTCCTCAAGCATCTTTTGGTGGGGTTGCTTCTTCTGGATCTGCTCCCATGAGTGTTTCGAATCCCAGACCTTTTGTTAAGAGCACCTCTCAATCTAGTGCACAGGGTTCAAATCAGACAAGGCCAGCTCAGCCCTATTGTCTTCAGTGTGGGAGTTACCATTCCGATATATGTTTCAAGGCTACTGGTGCATGTTTTGGTTGTGGTCAATCTGGTCATATTAGGAGGGATTGTCCAAATCCTAGAGGAGGCTTTGCTCCAGGTATTGCACGTCCTACAACACTAATGCCATCATCTTCATCTATGTCTATTCGAAATTCTTCTGGTCCTAGTGGCAGAGGAGCAGGTGGCAGGGGTCAGACTTATAACAGAGGAGGGAGCCAAAGAGGAAGAGGTCAGACACGTGTGTATGCTTTAACACGTCAAGATGCTCAAGCTTCTAATGCTGTGGTGGCAGGTACTTTACAAGTTTGTTCTTTAGATGCTCGAGTGTTATTTGATACCGGTTCTCATTATTCATATGTATCTCCACATCTTTCATCTCGTTTCGATAAACAACCTGAACTGTTATCCCACCCATTTCATGTTGGCACTCCACTTGGAGTATCCACGATGGTTCGAGTTGTATTTCGGTCTTGTGTTGTTAGAATTAATACCGTTGAAACCTTAGCTGATTTGATCCTTTTAGAACCAATGGAAGATATTGATGTCATCTTAGGCATGGATTGGTTAGCAGCTTGTCATGCTGATGTGGGCTGTTACTCTAAAACTGTGAAGTTTGACATACCGGATATCTCACCTTTTGTTTTTAAGGGTGATGACTGTCCCACTTTAGCTAGCATCATCTCATCTATGAGTGCTATGCAATTGATGGATAAGGGAAACCAAGGATTTCTGGCAGTTGTTAGAGATGTTGATGCCGAAGTGCCTAGTCTTGATCAGGTTCCGATTGTTAGAGAATTCCCTGACGTGTTCCCTGATGAGCTACTGGGAATGCCGCCTGACCGTGAAGTTGAGTTTTCCATAGAATTGGCTCCGGGAGTCCAACCTGTGTCCATTCCTCCCTATCGTATGGCTCCAACTGAGTTACGAGAATTAAAAGTTCAATTGGAAGACATGCTAGAGAAAGGATTCATTCGTCCTAGCACTTCTCCGTGGGGAGCTCCTGTTCTAttcgtaaagaagaaggatggaacgATGCGACTATGTGTGGATTATCGTCAGCTCAATAAGATAACTGTTCGCAACAAGTATCCATTGCCAAGGATTGATGATTTGTTCGATCAACTTCAAGGAGCTACCTGTTTCTCAAAAATTGACTTGCGTTCAGGGTACCATCAATTGAAGATAAAAGAGGAAGACATTCCGAAAACTGCTTTTCGTACTCGCTATGGCCATTATGAGTTCTTAGTAATGTCCTTTGGTCTGACAAATGCGCCTGCAGCTTTCATGGATCTGATGAACCGAGTTTTCAAACCTTTCTTAGATCGTTTTGTTatcgtcttcattgatgacatcttGGTGTATTCGAAAAGTGCTGCGGAGCATGAGTATCATTTGAGGATTGTGTTACAAACCTTAAAGGATCACAAGCTGTATGCTAAGTTTTCTAAATGTGAGTTTTGGCTTGATCAAGTGACATTCTTGGGGCATGTggtatcaaaagatggaatcatGGTGGATCCAAAGAAGGTTGAAGCCGTTCAAAAGTGGCCAAGGCCTACTACAGTGACAGAAATTCGTAGCTTTCTAGGGTTGGCCGGTTACTATCGgcgattcatcaaggacttctcGAGAATTTCGGCACCATTAACCAAGTTAACTCAGAAGAATGTGAAGTTTCAATGGTCAGAAGCTTGTGAGGAAAGTTTTCAGACACTTAAGGCTTGTCTAACCTCAGCACcagttcttgttttaccttctgggTCCGGAGGATTCTCAGTCTTTTGCGATGCATCTCGGATAGGACTCGGTTGTGTATTAATGTAG